The following DNA comes from Kaistia sp. 32K.
AGCATCGAACGCATCGGCTTCATAGGGCACCTCGCGCACGTCGCGGAGATCAAAGCGTTGATCCGGCCAGCGCGTTTGCGCGAGCTGAACGGTCGATGCGACAATATCCACCCCGGTATAATCGACCCGTTCCAGCAATTGGTTGGCCTTGAGGTAGTCGAGCAGAAGTCCCGGTCCGCAGCCGAAATCGAGCAGACGGAGGGGCCGCTCCGAGGTCGAGTTCGCAATTCCGGCCTCGGTGAGCTGGACGTGGAAACGTTTGGCCAGATCGTCGGCATTCGGCCAATAGACACCTTTTGGCGTCGCGCCCCACTCCAGGAGGGACCCGACATAGTCTTCGGTCAGCTTGCGGACGTCTTCTCGCATCAAGGGTCTCCTCCTCGGTAGCGCGAGGGTGCGCTACCGACCGACTGCTGTGATCATCGTCCCGGCCACTGCGCAATCAGGAGGATCGCAACGAGGATCAAAGCGGGTATGCACAGGGCTATGATGGTGTGCCTTTCGCGCCTTCGCATGCGCTCCAAGCGATGGAATGCGAACTCGAACATGCGTCGCCATTCCTGCTCCTTTTGCAGGATCTCGGTGCGCAGATCGGCGGTTTCCTTTGATCGGGCTTCGAGGGCGCGATCGATGCTTTTCATCGGCTCGAATGCGAGCTCGAACATGTGCCGCCATTCCGCTTCCTTTCGCAGGAATTCGCTGTGCAGGTCGGCCCTTTCCTTCGAGCGGGCTTCGAGAGCGCTATGGATCGTCTCCATCGTCTCGCTTTTCTCGGCCGCCGCCGCCGTTGCCGCCGCGAGCAACGCTTCCACCTCGCGCACGCGGATGCCGGCTTCGTAGGCGCGGACGGTTGCGTCCTTCGCGGTCCATTCTGCCTGGCGGAGGCGTTCTTCCGGGTCGAGAGCGACAGGCGCGACGCTTGGGGCTGACTCCGAGACCTCGCGCAACCGTCCCATCATGTTGCGTCGGCTGCGCTGGAACGACTGCGGATAGTCGGCGCCAAGATGGTCTTCGAGGTCGTTCAAGAGTTCCAGGGACAGGAGGGATTGCTCGAGCAGCGGCCGGGCCGCCCAATTTGAGGAACCATGGATGCGATAGTGCGCCAAGGGGCCTTCGAGATAGTCGATGAACCCCGACCGTGCCGCGAGCAGGCAGAGCGGCCAATCGCCTGCCGGCATATCTCGGAGCCACGCCGGGATATCCTGCAGCGCGGCGGCGCGGATCATGCCCCCGATACCGACGAAGTTGCTCTGGATCAGGTCGTCGATCGTCGCCCGCTTGTCCGTTCCCTTGAGGATCCGGATCACTTCGCCGGTCTCGGTGACCCGTGCGACATCGTGGTAGGTGATGGCGCTATCGGGATGCGCCTCCATGAAGTCGAACTGAGACTGCAGCTTGTCGGGTGACACCCAGTAATCGTCGCCATCCAGCCAGGTCAGGTAACGGCCGCGCGCCAGCTGCAGGGCCCGCGTCACGACGTCATTGTTGCCGAGATTGACGTCGGATCGGATGACGCGGATCCTGTCCGGATAGCGGTCGACGAAGTCCTGAATGACATCCATCGTCGAGTCCGTCGACCTGTCCTCCGATACGATCACCTCATAGGGGAAGGTTGTTTTCTGCATCAGCACGCTGTCGAGCGCCTGGGCAATGTATCGCTCATGGTTGTAGGCAACGATGACGGCCGTAACGGCAGGGTCATTCGATGGTCGTGCGGTCGCATCCGCGCGCAGGAGAGCATCGGCACCGCAATCCGGGCTGTCGGCGAAAGGATCGGCTCGCTCGATTTCGACGGACACGCCGCCGGATTGCTCGTTCAATTTATCCTCCCCCTCTCGTCACGAATGGGTCGATCCCCGGATGGTCCTCGATTCGTCCCGGAGGGCTGCTCCTCCCATCGCAAACGCCTGGCCGTGCCTGCACGGATATGGATCGTCAGCACGCGGCGGCGGCATCCGGACGCATTTGGCTACGATGCTACGCAATGCAGCCTCTCCGGGTTCATCCGATGCAGGATGTCCTCGCTCTGACGGCAGATGAAGCGCAGCAGGTCGCAAACATCGGTGACATTGCGCTCCAGCATCGCCGTTCCAGTGGGAAGCTGCATGACCCGTTGCACGAGTGCGTCCGTGACAGGTAGCGATACGGGCGCCGCTGCGCCGGACCCGTAAGGCGCCATGCGGTGTATGCCAGGATAGAAATAGCGCCGCGCCAGCACTCCCTCTGCTATGAGCAAGTCGACGATGGTGTCGCGCGTTAGTCCAGTCCGCGCGGGCTCGACCTCCGCAACTACATATTGGTAGTTCGAGCGAACCTCGTCGGGAAATTCATAGAGAGAGAGGCCATCGATGGCAGAGATCTCCCTCTTATAGATGCCGTGGTTGCGTCTGTTGACGTCGATGAAGGTATCCATGCTCTCAAGCGAGGTAAGTCCCATCGCCGCGGAGATCTCGGTCATCTTGCCGTTGGTGCCGGTGCTGGTGACGCTGTCGAGGCCGGCAAAGCCGAAATTGCGCATACGCCGAAGTCGATCTGCCAGCGCGGGATCGCGCGTCGTGATGGCCCCGCCCTCGAAGGAGTTCAGAAACTTCGTGGCGTGGAAGCTGAATACCTCGGCATCGCCGAAGACCCCGACCATGCCCTCGGCCGTGCCGCAGGCAAAGGCGTGAGCCGCATCATAGATCAGCTTGAGGCCACGGCGGTTGGCGAGGTCGGCGAGGGTCGGGATATCACAGCCGCGCCCCCAGGTATGGACGCCGATGATGGCGCTGGTTCGCGGCGTGATCATCGTCTCGACGGATTTCGGATCGATCGTATGTGTCTTCGGGTCGACATCGCAGAACACGGGCTGAACGCCGAGCCAGCTCAGGGCGTGGGCCGTGGCGACGAAGGTGAAGGCCGGGACGATCACCTCGCCCGTCAGCCCGAACGCCCGGATCACCAGTTCCAGTCCGATGGTCGCATTGCAGACGGCAATGCAATGCGGCGCTCCCGTCACCTCGCAGATCCGTCGCTCGAACTCGACGACGTTCGGTCCGTTGTTGGTCAGCCAGCGCCGATCGAACATGGCGTCAACACGCGCTTGGAAGCGCAGGCGGTCCCCCACATTCGGCCGGCCGACATGGAGCGCATCCTGAAAGAGCGGTGTCCCGCCGAACAAGGCGAGATCGTTCACGTCGCATTTGTTCATGCGTCCCTCCCTTTCCTCGTTCCGGCGGGGCGCGGACGCCCGGTTCGTCTACAGAACGAGGACAGGGACTGTCGTTCATGCTGTAGTCGTGAAGATCTGTTTGGCGGCGCGGCACGGCCCTCCGTCAGGCCACGGCCTGAAGGCCATAGCCGACGCTCTTCGGCGGCCTTGCCTCCGAGGCAAACGAGCCGGCGTCGTCGAAGCCCTTGGCGAAGGAAAGGCGAAACGCGTCGTGATACAGCCCGTGCAGCCGGGCGATCTCCATCTCGGAAAGGTTCGCTCCCCGTCTGGAGGCGTTCCGGTCCGCGGTGAACGCGGTCCGGAAGATGCGCGAATAGTCCCGCCAGTACTTATTCCAGATCGTGATCGTCTCTTTGACCCGAAGGTATTCGCTGATCATCGGGACCGGATGCAGCCGGTAGAAATGGCGGGCGGCTAAGCCCTGGCGGTAGGAGCGGTCGCAGAAGCCGTCGAAGGTGATCGCTCGCACCATGGTCGAGTGCGCTGCCGGCTCGTAGAAGACCTCGAGGCCGTGCCGATCGAGACGCCAGCCACATTCGATGTCTTCGTAGCCGAAGCGAAACTCCGGCGTGAACATCGCATGCTCGAGCAGGAAGGCGCGCTTGCAGGAGGAGCGGCCGCCCCAGAATTCGCGCCAACCATAGGTATTGGACGACGAGAGACCCGAATAGCAGAAGAGGGAGCCGGCCTTGTTGACGACATAGTCCATCACCGGCGAGCTGGAGACCTCCGGCGCCAGGGAGGTGTAGCCCAGGACCGCCTGATTGGGATTGGGATGCGACTGATGCGCAAGGAGATGCGTGCGCAGCGCGTCGGGATGCAAGACATCGTCATCATCGAGAAAGACGACGATCGGCGCGCTGGACGCGAAAATCCCAACGTTCTTGGCCGTAGCGATGCCGCAGTGCCGCAAGGTGAATACCTTGAGCGGCAGGTCCTGTCCATGACTGGCGAGAACCTCCAGCGTATTGTCCGTCGAGCCGTCATTGACGACGATAATCTCGAACTGGTCGCGCGGCAGCGTTTGTTTGGAGAGCGCATCGAGGACGAGCGGCAGGTAGTGGGCTCGATTGTAGGTCGGCAGGATCGCAGAGATTTCGAGGGCCATGGAGACTTCCTGCTGTTTACACGACGACGTCAAGCACTCGGAAAGCGTCTTCCGATGCGAGATGGCGATGATTGGTGAGCAGGATCTTGGATTGGCTGCGCGCGTGGTTGCCGTTGTAGGTCGTATTGGGCGGCCGTATCCGGTGAGCTGCTGGCGAGGCGTCGATGATTCCCATTTTCAAGCCGGCGTCCCTGATGATGACAGGCCAGATGTAATCGAGGCCCCAGGCCATTTCGGTTGTTTCGTCGAACGGGATCAGGAGCTTGGCCGCGTCGGCGCGGAGGCAGACCATGGGGCCAATCTCCACGAAGTTGGTCTGGCGAGCGATCGTGCCATCGCACTGAGCGGTGATCCGGTGATCGATGAAGCTGTCGCGGGTGCGCGCCGGTTGGAAGAGCGCGAAGTCCGCCCGGACGGCGACGGCAATCAAGTCGTCGAGGAAGCCGGGCGCCAGTTCGACATCGTCATCGGTGACGACGATCCAGTCGAAGTTCTGAAAATCACGGAGCATCCTGTTGATCAGGGTGAACCGCGCCGTCCGTCGCCTGACGACGGCGTCTCGCGCCGAGACAATCCGCGCGTTGGAATTCAGGGTGATGGCAGTCCAGCGCTGGGTGACGTTGAGGGTTCTGGCGCCAGCGAAAACGGCGCGGATATGCTCGTTGGTATTCTCGACGTCCGCCAGGTAGACGCCGACGGCGAGGACGTTCTGCTTGGCGCTGTTCATTGGAAGAGACTTTCGACTTTGGCGGAGAGCGCCTCGGTCGAGAAACGCTCTTCGATGAAACGACGCCCATTTGCCTGGGTGCTGCGCCAAAGCCCGTCATTCTCGAGCAGGGTGAGGATGTGCGCGGCGAAACCTTCAGGCGTGTCGGACTGCAGAAAATGATCGTTGGAGTCGTCGAGCATGCCTTCGAAGGCGATGCTCGTGCCGACGACGGGGAGGCCGTTGGCCATTGCTTCGCCGACTTTGCCCTTGACCCCGGCGCCAAAGCGCAGGGGAGCGACGCAGATGCGAGCGTCGGCATAGAGCGGGCTCAGATCTTCGACGTAGCCGAGCACCGAGACATTCGGATTTCGCGCGAGCTGCTTGACGCTGTCGTCGGGATTGCTGCCGGCAATCGTAAAATGAACGTCCGGTCGAACGATGAGGACGAGCGGTAATATCTCGTCGACGAACCACTTTACGGCGTCGACATTGGGCGTATGCCAAAAGCCGCCGACGAACAGCAGTCCCTTGCGGCGCTCCGGTCCCTTGAGTGGCGTCTTGGGGATGACAAAGATGTTGGGCAGCGTCCGGACGTTGGCAAGCGGCGACAGCTTCAGCAGCTCGCGCTTTTCATCATCCGTGACGGCGATCGTCACGTCGGCCTCGTTGGCGAGCCAGATCTCGAGCGCCTGCATCTCGTCAGCGGCCATCTCCAGTCTGGGATCGTCTTTCAGCTTTGCCTCGCGTCGCAGGCGCAGCGCATGAAAATCGACCATGTCGTACAGAATGATCGTCTCGGGCCGCTTTTCCCGGATGATCGGAAGAAAGGTTTCCGCGACATTGGGGAAGGAAAGGAAGGCATCGGAAAGCCGGGGCTCTGCCTCATCCAGTAGGCGCTCGAGCTGAGCCGGGCCGTAGAGTATCTGGGTCACTCCAGCGTTGTGGAGCGCCGTTTCGTAGCGATGCCGCCCCAGCTTGGTGGCGAGGTCGCCGGGGAGCGCGCTCTTCTCGAAAAGCGAGCAGAAGATGATCGGGCGCTGTTTCCGTGCGGTGAGCTCGATCAGTGTCTTGAGGCGAAGGGCGCCGCTGCTCTGGTCAAACATCGGCGGCATGTCCGAGCAGATCAGGATCGCCGCCTCATCGGTCGGCGTAGCCCGGGACGAGACGTTCGTGAGCTTGAACGTTTCGCGAGGCGAAAAGTCGTATTTGTAAATAAACTTATGGAATGCCGGGCGGGGGCGACCATCCTCCAGGAGGACGATCTTCCGGGCCCACACGCGGGGCGTGCGGTCGTTGAAGAGGAGCTTGCGCACCCAGCCGCGCGGTTTGCCGTTCTCGTGAAAGGCGAACGGTACAAAGGGGGGGCGGACGGCGCGGCCGATGGTCCGGGGCAGATGGGCAATCCTGTAGCTGAGCGCCCGCTCGCGGCGTGCGATCTTCGCACGCAGCTGGGCGATTTCCTGATAGCGGGCATCGATCTCTGACCGCATGGTTTCATTCGCGGCGACCAGGGATGCCTGTTGGTCGCGCAGCGCCTGAAGCTCGCCATGCGGAATGAATTTGTGCTCGAAGCCCGCCGCATGGGGCATGTCGCGCTCTATGGCGCGGAGGATGAATTCCGTCGCTGCGATGAAGGGAGCGGCAGCCAGGATCGCGGTGAGCGGTGGCTTGCGGAGGTGCTTTGCCGTGACGTTGATGTAGATGTCTCGACCTTCGTCGACGTTGCGGGCAAAGGCGGCTCCGACGCCAACGCTCGCGGCGAAGTCCCGCCATTGAAACGGCAGGTCGATGTTGCCGTTGTCATAGAAGGCGAAGGGGATGTCGTAGGCGCAGGCGATCATGGCGGCGCCGAGGGAGCCGGCGAGAACGAAGGAGGCGCCGGCGATTTCGTCGATGCGTTCGATCAGCTTGGCGAAGCTGGGCTCGACGGTCGGGCGCACGACAAGATCGACCCCCGACGCGTCGATCAGCTCGGCATCGGTTGACGTATCCAGGAGATGGGGCACGCAGATCGTCTTGCCGGCCGTCGAAGCGCGCGCGTTGACGGTGTGGACGAGCGGCAGCAGGAGGGTCGGATCTCCGAGCGGTGCCGATTTCGGCAGGCCGAGGCTGTCACGGGTGAGGGGGCCGCGCGCGCCAAGGAAGGTCGAGCATCTGAGGCGCTCGGAATCGAGAGGGGCATCGTCCCGCTTGCCGCAACCCCAGAAGGCGACTTCGGAGGGGCGGCCGGGGTTTGCGCCGTCCTTCGCGTCAAATGGGAAGGTGTCGATGAGGCCGCCGACCAGCCAATGCCTGTGAGCGAGCCCTCTATCTGAGGTTGCAAGCGACGCCGGGAGGTAGGTGCCGAGATAGTCGCCGATATCCTGGACGCGCTGACCATCCGGTTTCCATCCTAGGCGCGCGCGAATGACCTTCTCGATAGGCGTGTCGATGTCGGGGAAGGACGCCGGCAGATCAAGATCGTCCACGGCGTGAAGGGCGCTTGGGCCAAGCGGGATTGCGGGTTTGGTCATCAGAATTTTGCCTGGCAGAGGCCCGCTCCGGGCGCATGACGAATCGTGCGTAAGGTCCAAAAGTCCATGAGAGCCTCGATGCCGCCGTCTTCCGTATATTAGAGAAGCACAAATGCTATGTTTGTAAATCCACGATACCAAAAAAAGCTTACGAAAGGGAAGCTTCCGACTTTTGGTGCAGCCTTCACGATATATAAGAGTCGTTCTCATATTAATCGTTATATAGCTCGCCTTATGAAAGCGATCTTGATTTGATGCGATCTATGGATTTCGATAAAACGACCGAAACCTTGTTGCGTTGATTCGATTGTTAAAATTTTGAATAATTATTATATTTGTAATATCATCAGGGTCATTGTGTAATTTTGTTGGCTGTCAATAGGCGAAGCCCTGGAGGTAATGGCTCAAACGGCGCCGCGGGGCGGGTGCGGCGGCTTCTGCGCGCGGAATGAGTCCATCAGGCAGAATGCCGGTCTCTCTGCCGCGGCGTCGCGGTCCAGGCGGATCCAAATGGCAGCTTGCGGCAGGTGCTATGCCGCAGGCGATCTGCCATGGTTAGAGGCGCGGCTGCCTCAGCCGGGGCGTGATGTCAGGCGGTTCTTGTCATCGCGGCGGAAGGGTGGCTCGGCGACTTGCTCGGCATCCCTAGGTTGAATATAGAGTGATTTTACATCTCAGGTTGTAGGACGATCTCGGGACATTGTGACCTCGATCGGCGAGGTCGGATCGCGGCGGTTCCGCTTTCCCGGTCCGTGTTTCCGCGAGAGGCGAGACGAGAACCGGGAGGCTATCCGGGCCGCTCGCCGAGCGAGCGTGCGGTGTCGTGGGTGCAGCCGCGAATATGCCGATCGAAGGCGCCGGCGACGAGCCGGTCAGGACTGGCTTCAGCTTCAGAAGCCGGCATGGCCGACGAGGCGACGTCGTTGCCCATGCGACGTCAATTTATCGGCCTGATTGACTGGCCGCCTTGGACTTGAGGTCTCGGGAGACGGTGTCCCGGCCCGCCGCCTCGAACGACGGGACGGTTACCCGTCGGCGCCGAAACCAAATTCCGGGTCGCCACGCAAATTTGGAACATCCTCTCTCACGATATCCGACTAACTATGTAGAATTAATCCACATTAGCGAAGCAGATATGGCGAATTTTCGGATTGTCAGGAAACTTGGCCGGCCCTTCGAGCGCAGGGGGGCAGGTGAATCACAGCGCTGCGACGCGTCTCGAGACGATTGACCTCGATCGGGCGGCGTTTGACGCGGACGACCTTGGCCGTTGTTTCCGGTCGAGATCGCCGTCAGGCGGATCATCCTGGCGGACGGTTGCGTCGCCGAGGCTAACACCTTCGAAGGTCCTCATGCCGGTCTCCCTGGACATTTCCTCGACCTGTTCGCTCCGGCGCCTTGCAAGGGCGGATGTGTGATCCCGCTGCCGGCACCTGCGACCGCTCCGTAGAGGCGTTTGCCTTCATGACTTGGGAACTGTTGCGCGAGTTCGACCTGCACTGAGGCGGAAGAGCAGGGGATGACGGCGGCGAGGTCTTCTCGCCGCTTTTTGTTTTTCCGATTGCCCGTGGGGAAGCCCACGACCCTTGCATCCGCTGGGGATCGTCAATGGACCGTTGAACGGGCCGCATCCAGCTGCCTCATCGCCTCTCGCGCACACCCTCGAGCGGGCGCAACCGGCGCGCTCCCTTTCCATCCCGAAATGACACTTAGGTGATGAGCGAAGTTTCCGCTTGCGTCACGGCCTGCGGAGTCATAACTTAGGCCCATGCCTAAGTGTCATGCATCCATCGATGTCCTGCTCAATGCCCTTTCGGAGCCTGCGAGGCGCGCGATCGTCGAGCGGCTCGCGCTCGGTCCTGCATCCGTCAGCACCCTGGCGTCGGTGACGCCGATGTCGCTGCCGTCCGTGATGCAGCACCTGGGGGTTCTCGAAGAGGCGATGCTGATCCGGTCGGAAAAGATCGGCCGGGTCAGGACGGTCTCGCTCAAGCCCGATGCTCTCAAGGAGCTGGAGAATTGGGCGGCCGCGCAGCGGACGGCATGGGAGCGCAAGCTGGATCACTTGGGTGACTATCTCGAAGAAATGGACGTGTCTGAGGAGAAAACACGATGACCGATACGACCGTTACCCATGGATCTTTCACGTTGGAACGGGTCTACAACGCGCCCGTGTCGCGCGTTTACAAGGCCTATACGGACGCCGAGGCCCGCCATCGCTGGCTGATCCGGGCGGACGACTGGACCGTGCATGAATATCGGCCCGCGCCAAGGCCCGAGGTGGGCGCGACCGAGTTCAGCAAGTTCAGCCCGCCCGGCGCGCGCGTCGTCCTCACCAACGAGACGGTTTTTCTCGACGTGCAGGAGAACGACCGCGTCATCGTCGCCTACGCCATGACGCTGGAAGGCGCGCCGCTGTCGTCGTCGTTGCTGACGACCGAGTTTCGCGCCGAACCCGACGGCAAGACCCGCATCATCCTCACGGAGCAGGGCGCCTATCTCGACGGCAACGTGAAGGGGCGCGAGGCAGGCACGAGGATCATGCTGGAGCGCTTCGCCAAGGAGGTCGAACCGACGGCCGTCGGCTAGCGGATCTCGAAATCAGGCCGCCGGTGCGCGCCGCGCCCGGCGGCCGTTTCAGGCGCGGCTGACGATGAGCTTCAAAGAGCCTTCGAAGAAGGGTTGATGGCGCAGGGGACCGAAGCGGTGATCCCAGGTGCCGTCTGCCAGGTCGCGGCCGAGATGCTCGACGAAGCGCTCGCCGACGGACGGGTCGAGGAAGCTCCAGGCCGAATTTGCCAGGCGGGCGCCCGGCTCCAGCAGGCGTTCCGGCCGGCCGTAATAGGCCTCGCTGAAGCCATCGGTACAGCCGAGCGGAATGGCGAGCGGGAGGATGTCCGCCCCGCCCAGCGCCGCCGCGATGTCGCGCGTGGCGGGATAGCGGCTCGCTTCGACCGCGATCGCCTCCGGCGCGTAATCGTTCAGCCAGAAACGATCGAGCTCGTCCGGGGCGCAGCTCAGGAGGATCACCGGCCCGCGCGTCACGCGCCGCATCTCGGCGAGGCCAGCGCCGAGGTTCGACCACTGGTGCACCGTGAACGTCGCCATGCTGGCGTCGAAGCTGTTGTCGGCGAATGGCAGATGCTCGGCCACCGCGTCGATCGCCTCGGAGAGATGGGCGGGGCGCTGGGCGCGCATCGACGCGGATGGCTCCACCGCCGTGACGTCGCGATCCGTCGGCTCATAGGAGCCGGCTCCCGCTCCGACATTCAGCACGCTGCGGGCGTCGCCGAGCTGGTCCAGAATCGCTTGGGCGATATGCGGATCGGGCTGGCGATAGCGCGTGTAGCCGCCGCCGATGACGCCATAGTCGGCATCCCCGGCGCTGCCGTCGCCTTTGCGCAAAATAGACATGTGCCCCCTCCGATCCGCGTTGCGAGCGTGTCATGGAACCGATTTGTTGCAGCGGTATGACGCCCCTATAAGGCCGCCTTGAACTCTCCAGACCCTGCGGACCCATGATTCGTCTCGATAACATCAGCAAGCAGAACGGCCACCAGATCCTGTTCATCGACGCCTCGATGGGGCTGCAAAAGGGCGAGAAGGTCGGCCTGGTCGGTCCGAACGGCGCCGGCAAGACCACGCTCTTCCGGATGATCACCGGCGAGGAGAAGCCGGATGACGGCCAGGTATCGATCGATCCGGGTGTGACCATCGGCTATTTCAGCCAGGATGTCGGCGAAATGTCGGGCCGCAGCGCTGTGTCGGCGGTGATGGATGGCGCCGGCCCGGTCAGCGAACTGGCGGCCGAGATGGCCGAGCTCGAGGCCGCCATGGCCGATCCCGACCGGATGGACGAGATGGACGCCATCGTCGGACGCTATGGCGACATCCAGGGCCGCTTCGAGGAGCTGGACGGCTACGCGCTGGAGGGCCGGGCGCGCGAGGTGCTGGCGGGCCTGAGCTTCAGCGAGGAGCGGATGGACGGCGACGTCGGCGGGTTGTCGGGTGGCTGGAAGATGCGCGTCGCGCTCGCGCGCATCCTGCTGATGCGGCCCGACGGCATGCTGCTCGACGAGCCGAGCAACCATCTCGACCTCGAGAGCCTGATCTGGCTGGAGGACTTCCTGAAGGCCTATGACGGCGTGCTGCTGATGACCTCGCACGACCGCGAATTCATGAACCGCATCGTCGGCAAGGTGGTCGAGATCGACGGCGGTTCGCTCACCACCTATTCCGGCAATTATGATTTCTACGAGCAGCAGCGCGCGCTGGGCGAGAAGCAGCGCCAGGCGCAGTTCGAGCGCCAGCAGGCGATGCTCGCCAAGGAGATCAAGTTCATCGAGCGCTTCAAGGCGCGCGCTTCGCATGCCTCGCAGGTGCAGAGCCGGGTGAAGAAGCTGGAGAAGATCGACCGGGTCGAGCCGCCGCGCCGCCGCCAGTCGGTGCAGTTCGAGTTCCGCCAGGCGCCGCGCTCCGGCGACGATGTCGTCAGCCTCAAGAACGTCCACAAGGGCTTCGGCAGCCAGTCGATCTATGAGGGGCTGAACTTCCAGGTCCAGCGCAAGGAGCGCTGGTGCATCCTCGGCGTCAACGGCGCGGGAAAATCCACCCTGCTGAAGATGGTGGCCGGTTCGACGGAGCCGGACCAGGGCATCGTGACGCTCGGCGGCAGCGT
Coding sequences within:
- a CDS encoding ABC-F family ATP-binding cassette domain-containing protein, producing MIRLDNISKQNGHQILFIDASMGLQKGEKVGLVGPNGAGKTTLFRMITGEEKPDDGQVSIDPGVTIGYFSQDVGEMSGRSAVSAVMDGAGPVSELAAEMAELEAAMADPDRMDEMDAIVGRYGDIQGRFEELDGYALEGRAREVLAGLSFSEERMDGDVGGLSGGWKMRVALARILLMRPDGMLLDEPSNHLDLESLIWLEDFLKAYDGVLLMTSHDREFMNRIVGKVVEIDGGSLTTYSGNYDFYEQQRALGEKQRQAQFERQQAMLAKEIKFIERFKARASHASQVQSRVKKLEKIDRVEPPRRRQSVQFEFRQAPRSGDDVVSLKNVHKGFGSQSIYEGLNFQVQRKERWCILGVNGAGKSTLLKMVAGSTEPDQGIVTLGGSVKMGYFAQHSMELLDGDETVFESLEGSFPQAGQGSLRALAGCFGFSGDDVDKRCRVLSGGEKARLVMAKMLFDPPNFLVLDEPTNHLDMATKEMLIAALSDFEGTMIFVSHDRHFLAALSNRVLELTPDGIRQYGGGYTEYVASTGSEAPGLHPAG